In Labrus bergylta chromosome 11, fLabBer1.1, whole genome shotgun sequence, one genomic interval encodes:
- the rap1gap2a gene encoding rap1 GTPase-activating protein 2a isoform X8, translating into MKSAEFFDMLERMQVPKAEETKKWKDDYIPYPRIEDVLEKGGPYPQVILPQFGGYWIEDVDAPAGSPSSSESSFCGEEDEGEGMSPGEGRSYRLECNGTARAYRKHFLGKEHMNFYCTGSSIGNLIMSLKHEEAEGQEFLRIMLRSRIKTVHDRISLAGISQLPSVPQIAKLLCDDATGLKFNPVLYPRGSQLIVAYDEHEVNNTFKFGVIYQKFGQTSEEELFGNNEETPAFKEFLGSLGDNIELQDFKGFRGGLDVSHGQTGSESVYTVFRRREIMFHVSTKLPFTEGDVQQLQRKRHIGNDIVAAVFQEEPTPFVPDMIASNFLHAYVLVQVENPCTENTTYKVSAAAREDVPPFGPPLPNPAVFRKGPEFRNFLLTKLINAENACYKSDKFAKLEGRTRAALLDNLHDELHRQSQSALGLGQAGEEEKLENGGHGGLLESFKRAMRVRSHSMETMVGSHRHRSPGVGVGVPASVSGGGLPQSSIECTKSTFTPPVLSAKSPLKSPVKRRSGLFPRLHSSTDSPSDKHTRGDQKTSDVFLPTQEVRSETSSNPSSPEICPNKERPFVKLKESSGGRPNISRSSSSTSSFSSATGETETLEETESASHQSIGSSYAFSPALSVDCQVPGTPVIMCPSPTDGRSKTSPRSNLKFRFDKMSHSSTASE; encoded by the exons GTTCCTAAGGCGGAAGAGACCAAAAAATGGAAG GATGACTATATTCCCTACCCAAGAATAGAAGAT GTTTTGGAGAAAGGTGGTCCATACCCCCAGGTGATCCTGCCTCAGTTTGGGGGTTACTGGATAGAGGATGTGGACGCACCAGCAGGGAgtccctcctcctcagagtCCAGTTTCTgtggagaggaggatgaaggagaaggCATGAGTCCTGGTGAGGGACGCAGCTACCGCCTGGAGTGTAACGGGACAGCTCGGGCATACCGCAAACATTTTCTTGGCAAG GAACACATGAACTTTTACTGCACTGGCAGCAGCATAGGCAACCTCATCATGTCCTTGAAACACGAGGAGGCTGAGGGACAGGAGTTCCTACGCATCATGCTCAG GTCAAGGATCAAAACAGTCCATGACAGGATCTCTTTGGCAGGCATCAGCCAGCTGCCCAGTGTCCCCCAGATTGCCAAG CTTCTTTGTGATGATGCCACAGGGCTGAAGTTCAACCCAGTACTGTACCCAAGA GGATCCCAGCTGATAGTAGCTtatgatgaacacgaggtcaaCAACACCTTCAAGTTCGGAGTCATCTACCAGAAATTTGGACAG ACATCAGAGGAAGAGTTGTTTGGGAACAATGAGGAGACGCCGGCCTTTAAGGAGTTTCTCGGCTCTCTGGGTGACAACATTGAACTGCAGGACTTTAAAGG GTTTCGAGGTGGATTGGATGTTTCTCACGGACAGACAGGCTCTGAATCTGTCTACACTGTCTTCAGACGGAGAGAGATTATGTTCCATGTGTCAACCAAGCTACCTTTCACTGAGGGAGATGTCCAGCAG CTCCAGAGAAAAAGGCACATAGGGAACGACATCGTGGCAGCGGTCTTTCAGGAAGAGCCCACACCATTCGTTCCAGACATGATTGCCTCCAATTTTCTTCATGCTTATGTGCTGGTACAGGTTGAGAACCCctgcacagaaaacacaacatacaag GTGTCTGCTGCAGCAAGAGAGGATGTACCTCCTTTTGGACCCCCACTACCCAACCCAGCTGTCTTTAGGAAG ggTCCTGAATTTAGAAACTTCCTCCTGACCAAGCTGATCAATGCTGAAAACGCTTGCTACAAATCCGATAAATTTGCCAAACTGGAG GGGCGAACACGAGCTGCGCTGCTGGACAACCTACACGATGAACTCCACAGACAGAGCCAGTCGGCCCTGGGTCTGGGCCAGgcgggagaggaggaaaagttgGAGAATGGGGGCCATGGAGGTCTGCTGGAGTCCTTCAAG AGAGCCATGCGTGTTAGGAGCCACTCCATGGAAACCATGGTTGGGTCCCACCGCCACCGCAGCCCAGGGGTAGGGGTCGGGGTCCCGGCCAGCGTGAGTGGAGGAGGGCTGCCGCAGAGCAGCATTGAATGCACAAAGAGCACCTTCACT CCTCCTGTTTTGTCAGCCAAGTCTCCTCTGAAGAGTCCAGTGAAACGGCGCTCAGGCCTCTTTCCTCGCCTCCACTCCAGCACAGACAGCCcgtcagacaaacacacacgagg TGACCAAAAGACTTCAGATGTCTTCCTGCCAACTCAAGAAGTGAGGTCAGAGACATCATCCAATCCCAGTTCACCTGAGATCTGCCCCAACAAAGAGAG GCCATTTGTTAAGCTGAAAGAGTCCAGTGGTGGCAGGCCAAACATCTCTCGTTCTTCATCCAGCACCAGCAGCTTCAGCAGCGCCACAGGAGAAACAGAAACTCTAGAAGAGACCGAGTCA GCCAGCCATCAGTCCATAGGGTCCTCATATGCCTTTAGTCCTGCCCTCAGTGTTGACTGCCAGGTACCAGGTACCCCTGTAATTATGTGTCCTAGTCCAACAG ATGGGAGAAGTAAGACTTCACCAAGGTCAAACTTGAAGTTCAGATTCGACAAAATGAGCCACTCATCCACAGCT tCTGAGTAG
- the rap1gap2a gene encoding rap1 GTPase-activating protein 2a isoform X10 → MCLVPKAEETKKWKDDYIPYPRIEDVLEKGGPYPQVILPQFGGYWIEDVDAPAGSPSSSESSFCGEEDEGEGMSPGEGRSYRLECNGTARAYRKHFLGKEHMNFYCTGSSIGNLIMSLKHEEAEGQEFLRIMLRSRIKTVHDRISLAGISQLPSVPQIAKLLCDDATGLKFNPVLYPRGSQLIVAYDEHEVNNTFKFGVIYQKFGQTSEEELFGNNEETPAFKEFLGSLGDNIELQDFKGFRGGLDVSHGQTGSESVYTVFRRREIMFHVSTKLPFTEGDVQQLQRKRHIGNDIVAAVFQEEPTPFVPDMIASNFLHAYVLVQVENPCTENTTYKVSAAAREDVPPFGPPLPNPAVFRKGPEFRNFLLTKLINAENACYKSDKFAKLEGRTRAALLDNLHDELHRQSQSALGLGQAGEEEKLENGGHGGLLESFKRAMRVRSHSMETMVGSHRHRSPGVGVGVPASVSGGGLPQSSIECTKSTFTPPVLSAKSPLKSPVKRRSGLFPRLHSSTDSPSDKHTRGDQKTSDVFLPTQEVRSETSSNPSSPEICPNKERPFVKLKESSGGRPNISRSSSSTSSFSSATGETETLEETESASHQSIGSSYAFSPALSVDCQVPGTPVIMCPSPTDGRSKTSPRSNLKFRFDKMSHSSTASE, encoded by the exons ATGTGTTTG GTTCCTAAGGCGGAAGAGACCAAAAAATGGAAG GATGACTATATTCCCTACCCAAGAATAGAAGAT GTTTTGGAGAAAGGTGGTCCATACCCCCAGGTGATCCTGCCTCAGTTTGGGGGTTACTGGATAGAGGATGTGGACGCACCAGCAGGGAgtccctcctcctcagagtCCAGTTTCTgtggagaggaggatgaaggagaaggCATGAGTCCTGGTGAGGGACGCAGCTACCGCCTGGAGTGTAACGGGACAGCTCGGGCATACCGCAAACATTTTCTTGGCAAG GAACACATGAACTTTTACTGCACTGGCAGCAGCATAGGCAACCTCATCATGTCCTTGAAACACGAGGAGGCTGAGGGACAGGAGTTCCTACGCATCATGCTCAG GTCAAGGATCAAAACAGTCCATGACAGGATCTCTTTGGCAGGCATCAGCCAGCTGCCCAGTGTCCCCCAGATTGCCAAG CTTCTTTGTGATGATGCCACAGGGCTGAAGTTCAACCCAGTACTGTACCCAAGA GGATCCCAGCTGATAGTAGCTtatgatgaacacgaggtcaaCAACACCTTCAAGTTCGGAGTCATCTACCAGAAATTTGGACAG ACATCAGAGGAAGAGTTGTTTGGGAACAATGAGGAGACGCCGGCCTTTAAGGAGTTTCTCGGCTCTCTGGGTGACAACATTGAACTGCAGGACTTTAAAGG GTTTCGAGGTGGATTGGATGTTTCTCACGGACAGACAGGCTCTGAATCTGTCTACACTGTCTTCAGACGGAGAGAGATTATGTTCCATGTGTCAACCAAGCTACCTTTCACTGAGGGAGATGTCCAGCAG CTCCAGAGAAAAAGGCACATAGGGAACGACATCGTGGCAGCGGTCTTTCAGGAAGAGCCCACACCATTCGTTCCAGACATGATTGCCTCCAATTTTCTTCATGCTTATGTGCTGGTACAGGTTGAGAACCCctgcacagaaaacacaacatacaag GTGTCTGCTGCAGCAAGAGAGGATGTACCTCCTTTTGGACCCCCACTACCCAACCCAGCTGTCTTTAGGAAG ggTCCTGAATTTAGAAACTTCCTCCTGACCAAGCTGATCAATGCTGAAAACGCTTGCTACAAATCCGATAAATTTGCCAAACTGGAG GGGCGAACACGAGCTGCGCTGCTGGACAACCTACACGATGAACTCCACAGACAGAGCCAGTCGGCCCTGGGTCTGGGCCAGgcgggagaggaggaaaagttgGAGAATGGGGGCCATGGAGGTCTGCTGGAGTCCTTCAAG AGAGCCATGCGTGTTAGGAGCCACTCCATGGAAACCATGGTTGGGTCCCACCGCCACCGCAGCCCAGGGGTAGGGGTCGGGGTCCCGGCCAGCGTGAGTGGAGGAGGGCTGCCGCAGAGCAGCATTGAATGCACAAAGAGCACCTTCACT CCTCCTGTTTTGTCAGCCAAGTCTCCTCTGAAGAGTCCAGTGAAACGGCGCTCAGGCCTCTTTCCTCGCCTCCACTCCAGCACAGACAGCCcgtcagacaaacacacacgagg TGACCAAAAGACTTCAGATGTCTTCCTGCCAACTCAAGAAGTGAGGTCAGAGACATCATCCAATCCCAGTTCACCTGAGATCTGCCCCAACAAAGAGAG GCCATTTGTTAAGCTGAAAGAGTCCAGTGGTGGCAGGCCAAACATCTCTCGTTCTTCATCCAGCACCAGCAGCTTCAGCAGCGCCACAGGAGAAACAGAAACTCTAGAAGAGACCGAGTCA GCCAGCCATCAGTCCATAGGGTCCTCATATGCCTTTAGTCCTGCCCTCAGTGTTGACTGCCAGGTACCAGGTACCCCTGTAATTATGTGTCCTAGTCCAACAG ATGGGAGAAGTAAGACTTCACCAAGGTCAAACTTGAAGTTCAGATTCGACAAAATGAGCCACTCATCCACAGCT tCTGAGTAG
- the rap1gap2a gene encoding rap1 GTPase-activating protein 2a isoform X6 — translation MPRKLWKQELLNITNVPLGECPPSPPRTAPPSMKSAEFFDMLERMQVPKAEETKKWKDDYIPYPRIEDVLEKGGPYPQVILPQFGGYWIEDVDAPAGSPSSSESSFCGEEDEGEGMSPGEGRSYRLECNGTARAYRKHFLGKEHMNFYCTGSSIGNLIMSLKHEEAEGQEFLRIMLRSRIKTVHDRISLAGISQLPSVPQIAKLLCDDATGLKFNPVLYPRGSQLIVAYDEHEVNNTFKFGVIYQKFGQTSEEELFGNNEETPAFKEFLGSLGDNIELQDFKGFRGGLDVSHGQTGSESVYTVFRRREIMFHVSTKLPFTEGDVQQLQRKRHIGNDIVAAVFQEEPTPFVPDMIASNFLHAYVLVQVENPCTENTTYKVSAAAREDVPPFGPPLPNPAVFRKGPEFRNFLLTKLINAENACYKSDKFAKLEGRTRAALLDNLHDELHRQSQSALGLGQAGEEEKLENGGHGGLLESFKRAMRVRSHSMETMVGSHRHRSPGVGVGVPASVSGGGLPQSSIECTKSTFTPPVLSAKSPLKSPVKRRSGLFPRLHSSTDSPSDKHTRGDQKTSDVFLPTQEVRSETSSNPSSPEICPNKERPFVKLKESSGGRPNISRSSSSTSSFSSATGETETLEETESASHQSIGSSYAFSPALSVDCQVPGTPVIMCPSPTDGRSKTSPRSNLKFRFDKMSHSSTASE, via the exons GTTCCTAAGGCGGAAGAGACCAAAAAATGGAAG GATGACTATATTCCCTACCCAAGAATAGAAGAT GTTTTGGAGAAAGGTGGTCCATACCCCCAGGTGATCCTGCCTCAGTTTGGGGGTTACTGGATAGAGGATGTGGACGCACCAGCAGGGAgtccctcctcctcagagtCCAGTTTCTgtggagaggaggatgaaggagaaggCATGAGTCCTGGTGAGGGACGCAGCTACCGCCTGGAGTGTAACGGGACAGCTCGGGCATACCGCAAACATTTTCTTGGCAAG GAACACATGAACTTTTACTGCACTGGCAGCAGCATAGGCAACCTCATCATGTCCTTGAAACACGAGGAGGCTGAGGGACAGGAGTTCCTACGCATCATGCTCAG GTCAAGGATCAAAACAGTCCATGACAGGATCTCTTTGGCAGGCATCAGCCAGCTGCCCAGTGTCCCCCAGATTGCCAAG CTTCTTTGTGATGATGCCACAGGGCTGAAGTTCAACCCAGTACTGTACCCAAGA GGATCCCAGCTGATAGTAGCTtatgatgaacacgaggtcaaCAACACCTTCAAGTTCGGAGTCATCTACCAGAAATTTGGACAG ACATCAGAGGAAGAGTTGTTTGGGAACAATGAGGAGACGCCGGCCTTTAAGGAGTTTCTCGGCTCTCTGGGTGACAACATTGAACTGCAGGACTTTAAAGG GTTTCGAGGTGGATTGGATGTTTCTCACGGACAGACAGGCTCTGAATCTGTCTACACTGTCTTCAGACGGAGAGAGATTATGTTCCATGTGTCAACCAAGCTACCTTTCACTGAGGGAGATGTCCAGCAG CTCCAGAGAAAAAGGCACATAGGGAACGACATCGTGGCAGCGGTCTTTCAGGAAGAGCCCACACCATTCGTTCCAGACATGATTGCCTCCAATTTTCTTCATGCTTATGTGCTGGTACAGGTTGAGAACCCctgcacagaaaacacaacatacaag GTGTCTGCTGCAGCAAGAGAGGATGTACCTCCTTTTGGACCCCCACTACCCAACCCAGCTGTCTTTAGGAAG ggTCCTGAATTTAGAAACTTCCTCCTGACCAAGCTGATCAATGCTGAAAACGCTTGCTACAAATCCGATAAATTTGCCAAACTGGAG GGGCGAACACGAGCTGCGCTGCTGGACAACCTACACGATGAACTCCACAGACAGAGCCAGTCGGCCCTGGGTCTGGGCCAGgcgggagaggaggaaaagttgGAGAATGGGGGCCATGGAGGTCTGCTGGAGTCCTTCAAG AGAGCCATGCGTGTTAGGAGCCACTCCATGGAAACCATGGTTGGGTCCCACCGCCACCGCAGCCCAGGGGTAGGGGTCGGGGTCCCGGCCAGCGTGAGTGGAGGAGGGCTGCCGCAGAGCAGCATTGAATGCACAAAGAGCACCTTCACT CCTCCTGTTTTGTCAGCCAAGTCTCCTCTGAAGAGTCCAGTGAAACGGCGCTCAGGCCTCTTTCCTCGCCTCCACTCCAGCACAGACAGCCcgtcagacaaacacacacgagg TGACCAAAAGACTTCAGATGTCTTCCTGCCAACTCAAGAAGTGAGGTCAGAGACATCATCCAATCCCAGTTCACCTGAGATCTGCCCCAACAAAGAGAG GCCATTTGTTAAGCTGAAAGAGTCCAGTGGTGGCAGGCCAAACATCTCTCGTTCTTCATCCAGCACCAGCAGCTTCAGCAGCGCCACAGGAGAAACAGAAACTCTAGAAGAGACCGAGTCA GCCAGCCATCAGTCCATAGGGTCCTCATATGCCTTTAGTCCTGCCCTCAGTGTTGACTGCCAGGTACCAGGTACCCCTGTAATTATGTGTCCTAGTCCAACAG ATGGGAGAAGTAAGACTTCACCAAGGTCAAACTTGAAGTTCAGATTCGACAAAATGAGCCACTCATCCACAGCT tCTGAGTAG